In one window of Dokdonia sp. PRO95 DNA:
- the cydB gene encoding cytochrome d ubiquinol oxidase subunit II: METLLGIDYPTLWFLVVGGVFSGYAILDGFDFGAGAWHLFFRKELSRRIALNAVGPVWDGNEVWLVIGGGALFAGFPVMYATFFSGLYIPFMLFLMFIIFRAIAIEFRSKEEWLWWRKMWDICYSVSSIMLAFLLGVVMGNVLQGIPIGPDLEYDGSPFLGFLNPYAIITGFTTLFLFMTHGAIYLLLKTEGKLFDKLEGLLKKAIILFIVFFLITSLYTLIYIPHLSDDFKASPALFIIPILTFLSIANIPRLAHKKRFKIAFFFSALTISLMMVLVAIELYPTLLYSTIDPANSITIYNAASSDKSLGISLTMVAIGTPLVLGYTFFVYKTFAGKVKLDDHSY, encoded by the coding sequence ATGGAAACTTTATTAGGTATAGATTACCCTACACTTTGGTTCCTCGTGGTAGGAGGTGTTTTTTCTGGATATGCCATACTAGATGGTTTTGATTTTGGAGCAGGTGCGTGGCATTTGTTTTTTAGAAAAGAACTTAGCAGGCGTATCGCTCTTAATGCGGTAGGACCTGTGTGGGATGGGAACGAAGTATGGCTGGTCATAGGTGGTGGGGCGCTCTTTGCAGGATTTCCCGTGATGTATGCTACTTTCTTTTCTGGTTTGTATATCCCTTTTATGCTCTTTTTAATGTTTATCATTTTTAGAGCAATTGCTATAGAATTTAGAAGTAAAGAAGAATGGTTATGGTGGCGCAAAATGTGGGATATATGCTACAGTGTGAGTAGCATCATGCTAGCGTTTTTACTAGGTGTCGTAATGGGCAACGTACTGCAAGGAATACCTATAGGTCCAGACCTAGAGTATGATGGAAGCCCATTTCTTGGCTTTTTAAATCCGTATGCAATCATTACAGGATTTACTACACTATTCTTGTTTATGACCCACGGAGCTATCTATTTACTACTCAAAACAGAAGGAAAGCTTTTTGATAAACTAGAAGGACTTCTTAAAAAGGCCATTATTCTTTTTATAGTGTTCTTTCTAATCACATCTTTATACACGCTTATTTACATACCTCATCTTTCTGATGATTTTAAAGCAAGTCCAGCTTTATTTATCATACCAATACTTACGTTTTTAAGTATTGCAAACATCCCAAGACTGGCTCACAAAAAGCGTTTTAAGATAGCCTTTTTCTTCTCTGCACTTACCATTTCTTTAATGATGGTGCTTGTGGCTATAGAGTTATACCCTACGCTGCTATACTCAACAATTGATCCGGCAAATAGTATTACTATTTACAATGCCGCATCTTCAGATAAGTCCTTAGGCATAAGCTTGACCATGGTTGCTATAGGGACTCCGCTGGTTCTTGGTTATACTTTCTTTGTGTATAAAACCTTTGCAGGTAAAGTAAAACTAGATGACCACAGTTATTAA
- a CDS encoding Pycsar system effector family protein, protein MSDKKEKKEEDKYLMAELNIDKEALKQLKKKLAKLEPRSERGVETLFRLLSKNQYTLNTMIDTKSNILISINALILSLVLGTVMSQLSTDPHLIYPVVLILITNLSSIAYAIFATRPELIHGDRNARNLMFYGNFQDMEENEYVENITSLMNEGDELYKTIAKDTYHLGKTMDRKFKLLRKSFNIFLVGIILSVVAFLACHMLFGGMI, encoded by the coding sequence ATGAGCGATAAAAAAGAGAAAAAAGAAGAAGATAAATATTTAATGGCAGAGCTTAATATAGATAAGGAAGCCTTAAAGCAGTTAAAAAAGAAGCTTGCAAAGCTAGAGCCACGCTCAGAACGTGGGGTAGAAACTTTGTTTAGACTGCTTTCTAAAAATCAATATACATTAAATACAATGATTGATACAAAATCAAATATTTTGATTTCTATCAATGCACTTATTTTGTCTTTAGTATTAGGAACTGTCATGAGCCAGCTTAGCACAGACCCGCACCTAATATATCCTGTAGTTCTCATTCTCATTACAAACTTGTCTTCTATCGCTTATGCCATATTTGCAACCCGTCCAGAATTGATTCATGGAGATAGGAATGCCCGTAACTTAATGTTTTACGGTAATTTTCAAGATATGGAGGAGAATGAGTATGTTGAGAATATTACCTCATTGATGAATGAGGGTGATGAGCTTTATAAAACAATAGCAAAGGATACGTATCATTTAGGTAAAACGATGGATAGAAAATTTAAACTATTAAGAAAATCTTTTAATATTTTTCTAGTAGGTATTATTCTTTCTGTAGTGGCTTTCTTGGCTTGTCATATGCTGTTTGGAGGGATGATATAA
- a CDS encoding peroxiredoxin, translated as MDEENLLPEQVISMPRIGDTAPDFEAVTTKGTIKMSEFAKDKWTVMFSHPADFTPVCTTEMSGFAIRKPEFDALNTELLGLSIDSIHAHLGWVQNVRENTGVYFDFPIIADIDMKVSKLYGMLQPNESETAAVRAVFFIDPAKKIRLIMYYPLNVGRNMDEILRALDALQMSDKHKVSMPLDWKRGDQVICSPPKTLDALNERLSDDSVEKVTWYLAKKSI; from the coding sequence ATGGATGAAGAAAACCTATTGCCAGAACAAGTAATCTCAATGCCAAGAATAGGTGACACAGCGCCAGATTTTGAGGCAGTTACGACAAAGGGAACTATCAAAATGTCTGAGTTTGCAAAAGATAAGTGGACAGTGATGTTCTCTCACCCTGCAGATTTCACTCCTGTGTGTACCACAGAAATGAGTGGTTTCGCGATTAGAAAACCAGAATTTGACGCCTTAAATACAGAACTGCTAGGTCTTAGTATAGACAGTATACACGCTCACTTAGGATGGGTTCAAAATGTAAGAGAAAACACAGGTGTTTACTTTGATTTTCCTATCATAGCAGATATTGATATGAAGGTATCAAAGCTATACGGGATGTTACAGCCTAACGAGAGTGAGACTGCAGCAGTAAGAGCTGTTTTCTTTATCGATCCTGCCAAAAAAATTCGTCTTATTATGTATTACCCGCTTAATGTAGGTCGTAATATGGATGAGATTCTAAGAGCGCTAGATGCACTGCAAATGTCAGATAAGCATAAGGTATCTATGCCGCTAGACTGGAAAAGAGGTGATCAAGTGATTTGCTCTCCACCTAAAACACTAGATGCACTAAACGAGAGACTTTCAGATGATTCTGTAGAAAAAGTTACTTGGTATCTCGCAAAGAAGAGTATCTAA
- a CDS encoding DNA starvation/stationary phase protection protein, with protein MSNTNNIGLDISTSQTTATQLNDLLSNYQIFYMNLRGFHWNITGKKFFELHVKFEELYNDALIKVDEIAERVLTLSATPTHSFKDYLDSSDIEAAKNVTDGEEAIDNILESLKVLLQKERTILTTAGDGGDEGTVALMSDYITQQEKLVWMLSAYRN; from the coding sequence ATGAGCAATACAAACAACATCGGTTTAGACATTTCAACATCTCAAACCACAGCAACACAACTTAACGACTTACTTTCTAACTACCAGATCTTTTATATGAACCTAAGAGGTTTTCACTGGAATATTACTGGAAAGAAATTTTTTGAACTACATGTGAAGTTTGAAGAGTTATATAATGATGCACTCATCAAAGTAGATGAAATCGCAGAGCGTGTACTTACTTTAAGTGCTACCCCTACTCATTCATTTAAGGATTACTTAGATAGCTCAGACATTGAAGCTGCCAAAAATGTAACTGATGGTGAAGAGGCAATAGATAACATCCTTGAATCTTTAAAAGTTTTATTACAAAAGGAAAGAACAATACTTACAACTGCTGGAGATGGTGGTGATGAGGGTACTGTTGCTTTAATGAGTGATTACATCACACAACAAGAAAAGCTAGTGTGGATGCTCTCTGCATACCGCAACTAG
- a CDS encoding succinylglutamate desuccinylase/aspartoacylase family protein: protein MPNDIEILGNAVSLGKGLQVNLDIAKLHTRTKIEVPIIIERAPKPGPCILITGGIHGDEVNGVEIVRQIVSKKYNKPTYGTIICIPVVNVFGFLNQTREFPDGRDLNRVFPGSIRGSLASRYAYNLMTEIIPHVDYCIDFHTGGRERFNAPQVRINEDDETLELAKAFGAPFILKSKNREKSFRDSCVKKGKKVLLFEGGKSLAIDSDITDAGVTGALKVMQHLGVRDFTEELSDDYSWRVEAKSIIIEKSFWIRARHSGMYRPHVKAGTYVEKGDVIASVSGPFGDFEKNIKAPNSGYIICINHAPIVNQGDAIVHITK, encoded by the coding sequence ATGCCTAATGATATTGAAATACTAGGGAACGCTGTTTCTTTAGGAAAAGGGTTACAAGTAAACCTTGACATTGCAAAGCTTCACACTAGAACAAAGATTGAGGTGCCCATCATTATTGAGCGAGCACCAAAGCCTGGTCCATGTATTCTTATTACTGGTGGTATTCACGGTGATGAGGTTAATGGAGTAGAGATTGTTAGGCAGATTGTTTCAAAAAAATATAATAAGCCTACTTACGGGACGATCATATGTATTCCTGTAGTAAATGTTTTTGGTTTTCTTAATCAGACGCGAGAGTTTCCAGATGGAAGAGATCTCAATAGAGTGTTTCCAGGAAGTATAAGAGGATCACTTGCTAGTAGATATGCTTATAATTTAATGACAGAGATCATTCCGCATGTGGATTACTGTATCGATTTTCACACAGGCGGTAGAGAGCGTTTTAATGCTCCGCAGGTGAGAATTAATGAGGATGATGAGACCCTAGAACTTGCAAAAGCTTTTGGCGCGCCATTTATACTTAAATCAAAAAACAGGGAGAAATCTTTTAGAGATTCATGTGTAAAAAAAGGTAAGAAAGTCTTGCTTTTTGAAGGAGGAAAATCCCTTGCAATAGATAGCGATATTACAGATGCTGGCGTTACTGGAGCATTAAAAGTAATGCAACACCTAGGTGTGCGTGACTTTACAGAAGAACTTTCTGATGACTACAGCTGGAGGGTAGAGGCAAAGTCTATAATTATCGAGAAGTCATTCTGGATAAGAGCTCGTCATTCTGGAATGTATAGACCTCATGTAAAAGCAGGAACCTATGTAGAAAAAGGGGATGTAATTGCCAGCGTTTCTGGTCCTTTTGGTGATTTTGAAAAAAATATAAAAGCACCTAATTCAGGATATATTATCTGTATCAATCATGCCCCGATAGTAAATCAAGGAGATGCTATTGTACACATTACAAAATAA
- the rimK gene encoding 30S ribosomal protein S6--L-glutamate ligase, with product MRIVVLSQNPNLYSTRRLIEAGEKKGHEMIIIDHTKCNLVIEKKNPTIVYKGEEIKDIDGVIPRIGASVTFFGTAVVRQFEMMKVFSATESQALVRSRDKLRSLQILSRAGLGLPKTVFTNYSKDVGQVVDGVGGAPLVIKLLEGTQGLGVVLADNKNSAESILEAFNGLQARVIAQEFIKEAGGADIRVFIVDGVVVGAMKRQGKEGEFRSNLHRGGSANVIELTDEEENAALKAAKAMGLGIAGVDLLQSSRGPLILEVNSSPGLEGIETATGKNIANYIIKYVERNA from the coding sequence ATGAGAATTGTAGTGCTATCACAGAATCCAAATTTATATTCCACAAGGCGTCTTATCGAAGCAGGGGAGAAAAAAGGTCACGAGATGATCATTATTGACCACACTAAGTGTAACCTCGTTATCGAAAAGAAAAACCCTACGATTGTTTATAAGGGCGAGGAAATAAAAGATATTGATGGCGTTATCCCGAGAATAGGGGCTTCTGTAACATTTTTTGGTACAGCAGTGGTGAGACAGTTTGAGATGATGAAGGTTTTCTCTGCAACAGAATCCCAAGCATTAGTAAGATCACGTGATAAATTAAGAAGTTTACAGATATTATCAAGAGCTGGTTTAGGACTTCCTAAAACAGTTTTTACAAACTACTCTAAGGATGTTGGTCAAGTTGTAGATGGAGTAGGAGGAGCGCCACTTGTAATTAAATTACTTGAGGGGACGCAAGGTCTAGGCGTAGTACTAGCAGATAATAAGAACTCTGCAGAGTCTATACTAGAAGCTTTTAATGGTTTACAAGCAAGAGTAATTGCACAAGAATTTATTAAAGAAGCTGGAGGTGCAGACATACGTGTATTCATTGTAGATGGAGTAGTAGTGGGTGCTATGAAAAGACAAGGTAAAGAAGGAGAGTTTAGATCTAACCTACACAGAGGCGGAAGTGCAAACGTGATCGAACTCACAGACGAAGAGGAAAATGCAGCGCTTAAAGCAGCAAAAGCAATGGGATTAGGAATTGCAGGAGTAGATCTCTTACAATCTTCTCGTGGACCGTTAATACTAGAAGTAAATTCGTCTCCAGGTCTTGAAGGAATTGAGACCGCAACAGGAAAAAATATTGCAAACTACATTATAAAGTACGTAGAGAGAAATGCCTAA
- a CDS encoding cytochrome ubiquinol oxidase subunit I encodes MDTEILARIQFAFTISFHYIYPPLSIGLGLIMVIMESLWIRTKNEQYHILAKFWTKIFALTFGIGVVTGIVMEFEFGTNWATYSRYVGDIFGSALAAEGIFAFALESGFLGILLFGWNRVKPWVHLVATIGVFLGSMFSAVWIVVANSWQQTPAGYHIVGEGMNARAEITDFWAMVFNPSSVDRLTHTWFAAFLAGAFLVLSVHAYYLIKGRYVVISKMAFKIALGVATIFSLMQLVTGHSSAEGVAVNQPAKLAALEGHYEASGPADLYLFGWVDNETQEVTGIKLPGGLSFLLHQDFDAPVTGLNAFPEEDRPGQVNAVFQFYHIMIAIGMFFIGLTLYACFLWWRGTLFQTKWLLKIFVPSVILAQLGNQVGWFAAEMGRQPWVVYGHLRTSEAFSQAVTANQIVFSLVLFFVVYALLLFLFLYLLTKKIKHGPYKEDDDDMEERTFTKEITEQVANTLNS; translated from the coding sequence ATGGATACCGAAATTCTTGCTAGAATCCAGTTTGCTTTTACCATCTCCTTTCACTACATCTACCCACCATTGAGCATAGGCCTAGGTCTTATTATGGTGATTATGGAAAGCTTGTGGATACGCACAAAAAATGAACAATATCACATACTTGCCAAGTTTTGGACTAAGATATTTGCACTTACTTTTGGGATAGGAGTGGTTACGGGAATCGTAATGGAGTTTGAGTTTGGGACAAACTGGGCAACATATTCTCGCTATGTCGGTGACATATTCGGGAGTGCACTAGCCGCTGAAGGTATTTTTGCCTTTGCTCTAGAAAGCGGATTTCTAGGTATCTTACTCTTTGGATGGAACCGTGTAAAACCTTGGGTACACCTCGTTGCAACTATAGGCGTATTTTTAGGCTCTATGTTTTCTGCCGTTTGGATTGTGGTAGCAAATAGCTGGCAGCAAACGCCTGCTGGTTATCATATTGTAGGAGAAGGAATGAATGCCCGTGCAGAAATTACAGATTTCTGGGCAATGGTTTTTAATCCATCAAGTGTAGATAGACTTACTCATACGTGGTTTGCCGCATTTCTCGCTGGAGCATTCTTAGTGCTTAGTGTACATGCATATTACCTTATTAAAGGTCGTTATGTTGTGATTTCTAAAATGGCTTTTAAAATTGCGCTAGGAGTTGCCACTATCTTTTCGTTAATGCAATTAGTCACTGGTCACAGTTCGGCAGAGGGAGTTGCTGTTAATCAGCCAGCAAAACTCGCTGCTTTAGAAGGGCATTATGAGGCAAGTGGCCCAGCAGATTTATATCTTTTTGGTTGGGTTGATAATGAGACACAAGAAGTCACAGGGATTAAATTACCAGGAGGATTATCTTTCTTACTGCATCAAGATTTTGACGCCCCAGTAACTGGTCTTAATGCTTTTCCAGAAGAAGACAGACCTGGACAAGTAAATGCGGTCTTCCAGTTTTATCATATTATGATTGCAATCGGTATGTTCTTCATTGGGCTTACGCTGTATGCTTGTTTTTTATGGTGGCGAGGTACGCTGTTTCAAACAAAATGGTTGCTTAAAATATTTGTGCCATCTGTAATACTAGCTCAACTAGGTAATCAAGTAGGATGGTTTGCTGCAGAGATGGGACGACAACCTTGGGTAGTATATGGGCATTTGAGGACTTCTGAAGCTTTCTCACAAGCCGTTACTGCAAATCAAATTGTGTTCTCACTGGTACTATTCTTTGTGGTTTACGCTTTATTACTTTTCTTATTTCTTTACTTGTTAACTAAAAAGATCAAACACGGCCCTTATAAAGAAGACGACGATGATATGGAAGAAAGAACCTTTACTAAGGAAATTACAGAACAGGTAGCAAACACTTTAAACTCATAA
- a CDS encoding YeeE/YedE thiosulfate transporter family protein — protein MNWIFSPWPWYVSGPIIAFIMFLLIMVGKNFGMSSNLRTMCTICGAGNKADFFKFDWKHQRWNLTVVLGAIIGGYIGSQWLSTDVAVAINPDTITDLNNLGFNSAGKAYLPTEMFDTSALLSFKNLALLIIGGFLVGFGARYAGGCTSGHAISGLSNLQLPSLIAVIGFFIGGLFMIHVLFPFIF, from the coding sequence ATGAATTGGATTTTCTCCCCGTGGCCTTGGTATGTATCAGGACCCATCATTGCTTTCATCATGTTTTTACTTATTATGGTAGGTAAGAATTTTGGAATGTCTTCTAACTTAAGAACAATGTGCACCATCTGCGGCGCAGGAAACAAAGCAGATTTCTTCAAATTTGACTGGAAACATCAACGATGGAATCTCACTGTGGTTCTAGGTGCGATTATAGGCGGTTATATAGGATCTCAATGGCTATCTACAGACGTTGCAGTAGCTATTAATCCAGATACAATAACAGACCTCAACAACCTAGGCTTTAATAGTGCGGGAAAAGCCTATTTACCTACAGAGATGTTTGATACAAGCGCATTACTTAGCTTTAAAAACTTAGCCTTATTAATTATAGGTGGATTTCTAGTGGGCTTCGGTGCTAGATATGCGGGTGGATGTACTTCTGGTCACGCCATTTCTGGTTTGAGTAATTTACAACTACCATCACTTATCGCCGTTATAGGATTTTTTATAGGCGGCCTGTTTATGATTCACGTACTATTCCCCTTTATATTTTAA
- a CDS encoding TonB-dependent receptor, which translates to MNIKRIALLCALIPVSMIAQETGKKQDTITSKTIQLNTVLVTGQGNTDPVLTTVKTDLLKKVVQPKNVADLFNDFNGFSLIKRGNYAIDPSFRASQYEQLNIQFDGGTKAVHACPNRMDPITTHVVPEEIERIEVIKGPYTVRYGATFGGVINLVTQKPQSMDNGLHGRVNTGYESNGNSLVSSLSLNQVTDKYDITANAGYRDFGNYEDGDGVEIPSSFRSLDYGLRLGYNINDNQRIQAHWRQSFGRDVLHAGLPMDTEEDNSSILSIDYKKTKENGFIKELNAKIYYSYVDHIMSNENRPSFMTTEALSAIDATTVGGKLELKMKPTDNWILYGGLDAMLIARDGGRTRVVKRNMMGMELAEPLVFQDKVWQDSYVNDLGLFVENKYAFSDKTMLTAGVRYDLVISDIQDPEADFLALYNNLEQREEHNISATVSVKHKVSDNATLEAAYGRGVRSANMIERYINHFSVGQDPFEYVGNPFLEAEVNNQFEIGIKGKKAFTTGIDAIRYGLSGYYSFYENYIVPVVDPALDRKFMPTAQPQEVKRFVNLDKAYKTGFEADVAIDFARYFNVNTSLSYVYTKNKDLDESLPLTPPLVTRLGVSFEKDRYWASVDYTVTSKQDDIASSFREQETAAYETLDIRFGMEVIKDFNVGLAVLNAFDETYNNHLNFSFVNQADFTRVPINDPGRNFSVFVQYGF; encoded by the coding sequence ATGAATATAAAAAGAATTGCGCTTCTGTGCGCACTTATACCTGTATCAATGATAGCTCAAGAAACAGGAAAAAAACAAGACACAATAACTTCAAAAACTATTCAATTAAATACAGTACTTGTCACTGGACAGGGAAATACGGACCCAGTACTAACTACAGTTAAAACAGATCTTCTTAAGAAAGTAGTGCAACCCAAAAATGTAGCCGACTTATTTAATGATTTTAATGGCTTTTCATTAATTAAACGCGGTAACTATGCCATAGACCCGTCTTTTAGAGCTAGTCAATATGAACAGCTTAATATTCAATTTGACGGTGGTACAAAGGCAGTGCATGCTTGTCCTAACAGAATGGATCCTATTACCACTCATGTTGTGCCTGAAGAGATAGAGCGTATTGAGGTCATAAAAGGGCCTTATACCGTGAGGTATGGAGCAACTTTTGGCGGAGTGATTAATCTAGTGACTCAGAAACCTCAATCTATGGACAACGGCTTGCATGGTCGTGTAAATACTGGATATGAATCTAATGGTAATTCTCTCGTATCTTCTTTATCGCTAAATCAAGTAACTGATAAATATGATATCACTGCAAATGCTGGTTATCGTGATTTTGGTAATTATGAAGATGGGGATGGTGTTGAGATTCCTTCGTCCTTTAGAAGTTTAGACTATGGTTTGAGGTTAGGGTATAACATAAACGATAACCAAAGAATTCAAGCGCACTGGAGACAATCATTTGGCAGAGATGTATTACACGCTGGATTACCAATGGATACAGAAGAGGATAATAGTTCAATTTTATCCATAGACTATAAGAAGACTAAGGAGAATGGTTTTATAAAAGAGCTTAATGCAAAAATATATTACTCTTATGTAGACCATATCATGTCTAACGAAAACAGACCTTCGTTCATGACTACAGAGGCGCTGTCTGCTATAGATGCTACTACGGTAGGAGGCAAGCTAGAGTTAAAAATGAAACCAACAGATAATTGGATTCTCTATGGAGGTCTTGATGCCATGCTTATTGCAAGAGATGGTGGTAGGACGAGAGTTGTAAAACGCAATATGATGGGTATGGAGCTTGCAGAACCTTTGGTCTTTCAAGATAAAGTATGGCAAGACTCTTATGTAAATGACCTTGGGTTATTTGTAGAAAATAAATATGCATTCTCAGATAAGACAATGCTTACTGCAGGAGTGAGATATGATCTTGTAATCTCAGACATTCAAGATCCAGAAGCAGATTTTCTAGCGTTATATAATAACTTAGAGCAGCGAGAGGAACATAATATCTCAGCAACGGTGTCTGTTAAGCATAAAGTGTCAGATAATGCGACTTTAGAGGCAGCTTATGGGCGTGGCGTGCGATCTGCAAATATGATAGAGCGTTATATAAATCACTTCTCTGTAGGACAAGATCCTTTTGAATATGTGGGAAATCCTTTTCTAGAAGCTGAGGTAAATAACCAGTTTGAAATAGGAATAAAAGGTAAAAAAGCTTTTACTACGGGAATTGATGCCATTAGATATGGCCTGTCGGGTTATTACTCATTTTATGAGAACTATATTGTACCTGTAGTAGACCCTGCACTAGACCGTAAATTTATGCCTACGGCACAACCACAAGAAGTAAAGCGTTTTGTAAATCTTGATAAAGCCTACAAAACAGGTTTTGAAGCCGATGTAGCAATCGATTTTGCTCGTTATTTCAATGTCAATACTAGTCTCTCTTATGTTTATACTAAAAATAAAGATCTAGATGAGTCGCTGCCACTAACGCCTCCTTTGGTTACAAGACTAGGAGTAAGTTTTGAAAAAGATAGATACTGGGCTAGTGTAGATTATACAGTGACATCAAAACAGGATGATATAGCGTCAAGCTTTAGAGAGCAAGAAACAGCAGCTTATGAAACCTTAGATATACGTTTTGGTATGGAAGTTATTAAAGACTTTAATGTAGGTCTAGCAGTCTTAAATGCATTTGATGAGACTTATAATAATCACCTCAACTTTTCTTTTGTAAATCAGGCAGATTTTACAAGAGTACCTATAAACGACCCAGGTAGAAATTTCTCTGTATTTGTACAGTATGGATTTTAG
- a CDS encoding DUF6691 family protein has protein sequence MRTLIYLLIGILFGITMFKSEAASWFRIYEMFKFESFHMYGIIGSALVIGIIVVQLIKRLNIKSFYGETIHFHPKAKSFSRYMIGGILFGLGWALAGACPGPMFTLIGAGYVPILVVIGASLLGTFVYGLLKDKLPH, from the coding sequence ATGAGAACACTTATATATTTATTAATCGGTATTCTCTTTGGAATAACCATGTTTAAATCTGAAGCTGCTTCGTGGTTTCGTATTTATGAAATGTTCAAGTTTGAGTCATTTCACATGTATGGAATTATAGGATCTGCGCTAGTGATAGGCATTATAGTAGTACAACTTATTAAACGTCTCAACATTAAATCATTTTATGGTGAGACGATTCATTTTCACCCTAAGGCAAAAAGCTTTAGTCGTTACATGATAGGTGGCATTTTATTTGGTTTAGGCTGGGCACTAGCAGGAGCTTGTCCAGGACCTATGTTCACCTTAATAGGAGCAGGTTACGTTCCTATTCTTGTAGTTATCGGAGCCTCGCTGTTGGGTACATTCGTATATGGACTATTAAAGGATAAACTACCTCATTAG